In Sphaeramia orbicularis chromosome 3, fSphaOr1.1, whole genome shotgun sequence, a genomic segment contains:
- the LOC115417210 gene encoding GTPase IMAP family member 8-like: MAEEVLNFKRAFRLVLLGWAGSGKSASGNTILGNNEFISGRRSSKCESRRTYVAGRDVTVVDTPGWIDLSVHDTPESIEKEIVSSGVPAPDAVLLLIPLHMEVTEGYIHSVIEHVSLLGDSVWSQTILLFTFGRCLQNCTIEDHIERNKALHNLMMMCRNHYHVFENANGGDDEQVENLLIKIENLCLSSNFIEHPEEVQYVSKSTQTENTDDQTSEIQDEKPAKPKSNGMQSFPELRIMLLGLYRSGKSTTGNNILGDNRFKEWTARSQREEAEVAGRNVVVIDTPPWRNATGISPDQNIVNWVCQCPPGPHAFIFVLNLSAKFTPEHWKSVQIYMQMLGEQVWEHVIVVFTGADILEGMDMKSYMRNKNESLQKLLQKCGNRFYFFNNKNRGHSTQVTDLIEGIERLSSQNSTRFYEMDKTMTKSMEEMKQTLQEKAQKRHHMVAVRQNEQNVIFRGGKPHTLTEVRIVLLGEKGSGKTSASKMMATLFYKEDKNECVDIKTSIDNRMIQIVDTPGWSTSWRHPVLKQGVITEALSLCHPGPHALLIVVNLRHSFTDKNRAALEQNLACFSSSLWRNAMVLFTGGERLQGESIELHIEREGEALQWLVQKCDHRYSVLRDTPFDDLPQIRELLQEIDKMVEANSGQYFSNTIHNQTSLSEKPSDPTVMEDNEFRYTEREEKMMERMMKTIREKLQLDIKNFLSTYRRTGESLSDIFPNMSEGQPTSEDFLKGRQRGGQSYGATSAYESDLNADIDDLEVHPE; this comes from the exons ATGGCAGAAGAAGTCTTGAATTTTAAAAGAG CTTTTAGGCTGGTGTTGCTGGGATGGGCTGGTTCTGGAAAAAGTGCCTCAGGAAACACTATCCTGGGCAACAACGAATTTATTTCAGGAAGGAGAAGTTCCAAATGTGAAAGCCGACGTACTTATGTAGCTGGCAG GGATGTGACTGTAGTGGACACCCCTGGTTGGATTGACCTCTCAGTGCACGATACTCCAGAGTCTATAGAAAAAGAGATTGTCAGTAGTGGCGTTCCTGCTCCAGATGCAGTGTTGTTGTTGATCCCTCTGCACATGGAGGTTACAGAAGGTTACATTCACTCTGTTATTGAACATGTGAGTCTTCTTGGGGATTCGGTGTGGAGTCAGACCATACTGCTTTTCACATTTGGACGTTGTCTTCAAAACTGCACCATAGAGGATCACATTGAGAGAAATAAGGCTTTGCACAATCTGATGATGATGTGCAGGAATCATTACCATGTATTTGAAAATGCAAATGGAGGAGATGATGAACAGGTTGAGAACTTACTGATCAAGATTGAGAATCTATGTTTGAGCAGCAACTTCATTGAACACCCGGAAGAGGTACAATATGTGTCTAAatcaacacagacagaaaacacagatgaCCAGACTTCAGAGATACAGGATGAAAAACCTGCAAAACCAAAATCAA ATGGAATGCAGAGTTTCCCAGAGCTTCGGATCATGCTACTTGGTTTGTACAGATCTGGTAAAAGCACAACCGGTAATAACATTCTAGGGGATAACAGATTTAAAGAATGGACTGCCAGGTCCCAGAGGGAAGAGGCAGAGGTGGCAGGGAGAAATGTAGTTGTGATTGACACACCACCATGGAGGAATGCCACAGGAATTTCACCTGATCAAAATATAGTTAACTGGGTTTGTCAGTGCCCTCCTGGTCCTCATGCCTTCATCTTTGTTCTGAACCTGTCTGCAAAATTTACACCAGAACACTGGAAGTCTGTGCAAATATACATGCAGATGCTTGGTGAGCAAGTCTGGGAACATGTAATCGTTGTGTTCACAGGAGCTGACATACTTGAAGGTATGGACATGAAGTCCTACATGAGAAACAAGAATGAAAGCCTTCAAAAGCTCCTACAGAAGTGTGGGAACAGGTTTTACTTTTTCAATAACAAGAACAGAGGCCACTCCACTCAGGTAACTGACCTAATTGAAGGGATTGAAAGGCTGTCCTCTCAAAATAGCACACGGTTTTATGAGATGGACAAAACTATGACAAAAAGCATGGAGGAGATGAAGCAAACTCTGcaagaaaaagcacaaaaaaggCACCACATGGTGGCTGTGAGACAGAATGAACAGAATGTCATCTTCCGTGGTGGGAAGCCTCACACACTCACTGAGGTACGAATTGTGCTACTTGGTGAAAAAGGAAGTGGGAAGACCTCTGCATCAAAAATGATGGCAACATTATTTTATAAAGAGGATAAAAATGAATGTGTCGACATTAAAACATCAATTGATAACCGGATGATCCAGATTGTGGACACTCCAGGATGGTCTACATCCTGGAGACATCCGGTTCTAAAGCAAGGGGTAATCACAGAGGCACTGTCCCTCTGCCACCCTGGTCCACACGCTCTCCTCATTGTTGTGAATCTGAGACACAGTTTCACAGACAAGAACCGAGCTGCTCTGGAGCAGAACCTGGCCTGTTTCTCCAGTTCACTGTGGAGAAATGCCATGGTGCTCTTCACTGGTGGGGAAAGGCTGCAGGGAGAATCCATAGAGTTACATATTGAGAGAGAAGGTGAGGCTCTTCAGTGGCTGGTGCAGAAATGTGACCACAGATACTCTGTCCTCAGGGACACACCATTCGACGATTTGCCACAGATCAGAGAGTTACTGCAGGAGATAGATAAAATGGTAGAGGCAAATAGCGGACAGTACTTCAGCAACACGATCCACAATCAAACTTCTCTGAGTGAAAAACCAAGTGACCCCACTGTCATGGAGGACAATGAGTTCAGATACACAGAGAGGGAGGAGAAAATGATGGAAAGGATGATGAAGACCATACGAGAAAAGCTGCAGTTGGACATCAAGAATTTTCTGTCGACCTACAGAAGAACAGGAGAAAGTCTTTCAGATATATTTCCAAATA TGAGTGAGGGTCAGCCCACATCAGAAGATTTTCTGAAAGGACGACAAAGAGGAGGTCAGAGTTATGGAGCAACTTCTGCATATGAATCAGATCTGAATGCAGACATAGATGATCT GGAGGTGCACCCTGAATAA
- the psmc3 gene encoding 26S proteasome regulatory subunit 6A, with product MASLSDKSVWDEVEDGIGEEVLKMSTEEIVQRTRLLDSEIKIMKSEVLRVTHELQAMKDKIKENTEKIKVNKTLPYLVSNVIELLDVDPNDQEEDGANVDLDSQRKGKCAVIKTSTRQTYFLPVIGLVDAEKLKPGDLVGVNKDSYLILETLPTEYDSRVKAMEVDERPTEQYSDIGGLDKQIQELVEAIVLPMNHKEKFENLGIQPPKGVLMYGPPGTGKTLLARACAAQTKATFLKLAGPQLVQMFIGDGAKLVRDAFALAKEKAPSIIFIDELDAIGTKRFDSEKAGDREVQRTMLELLNQLDGFQPNMQVKVIAATNRVDILDPALLRSGRLDRKIEFPMPNEEARARIMQIHSRKMNVSPDVNYEELARCTDDFNGAQCKAVCVEAGMIALRRGATELNHEDYMEGILEVQAKKKANLQYYA from the exons ATGGCGTCGCTGAGTGACAAATCAGTTTGGGATGAAGTGGAAGATGGAATCGGTGAAGAAGTGTTAAAAATGTCCACAGAGGAGATAGTTCAGCGAACTCGTCTCCTCGACAGCGAGATAAAGATAATGAAGAGCGAAGTATTGAGAGTGACCCACGAGCTGCAAGCTATGAAAGATAAAATCAAAGAAAACACGGAGAAGATAAAGGTGAACAAAACGCTGCCGTATCTGGTGTCCAATGTGATCGAGCTGCTGGATGTGGACCCCAACGACCAAGAGGAGGACGGGGCTAATGTGGACCTGGACTCCCAGAGGAAAGGAAAGTGCGCGGTTATTAAAACATCGACCCGGCAGACATATTTCCTGCCGGTGATCGGGCTGGTGGACGCGGAGAAGCTGAAGCCCGGAGACCTGGTAGGAGTCAATAAAGACTCCTACCTGATCCTGGAGACCCTACCCACCGAGTACGACTCCAGGGTCAAGGCCATGGAGGTGGATGAGCGCCCCACAGAGCAGTACAGCGACATAGGAGGACTGGACAAGCAGATCCAGGAGCTGGTGGAGGCCATAGTCCTGCCCATGAACCATAAGGAGAAGTTTGAAAACCTGGGCATCCAGCCACCCAAAGGGGTCCTGATGTATGGACCACCTGGCACAGGGAAGACCCTCCTGGCTAGGGCCTGTGCTGCTCAGACCAAGGCCACCTTCCTGAAGCTAGCCGGCCCACAGCTGGTCCAGATGTTCATTGGAGATGGAGCCAAGTTGGTGAGGGATGCCTTCGCCCTGGCCAAAGAGAAAGCCCCCTCCATCATCTTCATCGATGAGCTGGACGCCATCGGAACCAAAAGGTTTGACAGTGAGAAGGCCGGAGACAGAGAGGTACAGAGAACCATGTTGGAGCTGCTGAACCAGCTGGATGGATTTCAGCCCAACATGCAGGTCAAG GTGATCGCTGCCACTAACAGAGTGGATATCTTGGACCCAGCGTTGCTCCGTTCTGGCCGCCTCGACAGAAAGATAGAGTTCCCGATGCCAAATGAAGAGGCCCGTGCTCGCATCATGCAGATCCACTCCCGTAAGATGAACGTCAGTCCTGATGTGAACTACGAGGAGCTGGCCCGCTGCACCGACGATTTCAACGGAGCCCAGTGTAAAGCTGTGTGCGTGGAGGCCGGTATGATCGCACTGCGTCGTGGGGCTACAGAGCTGAACCATGAAGATTACATGGAGGGAATCTTGGAGGTCCAAGCCAAGAAGAAGGCAAACCTGCAGTACTACGCCTGA
- the tbp gene encoding TATA-box-binding protein — MDQNNSIPAFQGLASPQGAMTPGMPIFSPMMPYGSGLTPQPVQNTNSLSILEEHQRQQQQQQQQQAQQTNAGLPGTSGQTPQLFHSQAVTGSTTTALPGNTPLYNTPLTPMTPITPATPASESSGIVPQLQNIVSTVNLGCKLDLKTIALRARNAEYNPKRFAAVIMRIREPRTTALIFSSGKMVCTGAKSEEQSRLAARKYARVVQKLGFPAKFLDFKIQNMVGSCDVKFPIRLEGLVLTHQQFSSYEPELFPGLIYRMIKPRIVLLIFVSGKVVLTGAKVRAEIYEAFENIYPILKGFRKTT, encoded by the exons ATGGACCAGAACAACAGCATACCTGCCTTTCAGGGTCTGGCCTCCCCCCAG GGTGCCATGACCCCAGGTATGCCGATATTCAGTCCCATGATGCCATATGGCTCAGGGTTGACACCTCAGCCAGTGCAGAACACAAACAGTCTTTCTATTCTTGAGGAACATCagcgacagcagcagcagcaacagcaacaacaggcACAACAGACCAATGCAG GCCTCCCAGGAACATCAGGGCAAACACCTCAGCTTTTTCATTCCCAAGCGGTAACTGGTTCAACCACTACAGCACTACCAGGGAACACCCCACTCTACAACACCCCACTGACCCCTATGACCCCCATCACACCAGCCACACCAGCATCAGAGAGCTCTGGAATTGTGCCACAGCTACA AAACATTGTTTCTACTGTCAACCTGGGTTGTAAACTGGACCTGAAGACCATAGCGCTAAGAGCCAGGAATGCAGAATACAACCCAAAG CGTTTTGCCGCTGTCATTATGAGAATACGAGAACCCAGGACCACTGCTCTCATCTTCAGCTCAGGAAAGATGGTCTGCACTGGGGCTAAAAG TGAAGAGCAGTCCAGATTGGCAGCTAGGAAGTATGCTCGTGTTGTGCAGAAACTTGGATTTCCTGCCAAGTTCCTGGACTTCAAGATTCAGAACATGGTGGGCAGTTGCGATGTGAAGTTCCCCATTCGACTAGAAGGATTAGTCCTCACACACCAACAGTTCAGCAG ttatgaGCCCGAGCTGTTTCCAGGACTGATTTACAGAATGATCAAACCTAGAATTGTTCTGCTCATCTTTGTGTCTGGGAAAGTTGTACTCACAG GTGCAAAAGTGAGAGCAGAGATCTACGAAGCATTTGAGAACATCTACCCCATCCTGAAAGGCTTCCGGAAGACGACGTAG
- the pdcd2 gene encoding programmed cell death protein 2 encodes MSSAEVVLGFLEEAEPWRLRSPQFPSKVGGKPAWLSQVGLPSPTGLECPICGLPLAFLLQVYAPISGQDRCFHRTLFLFCCKTPECYTRNDSSCIKVFRSQLTRKNDFYPYDPPPEDEPPADPDPDQTVLPVSGVKLCWVCGCPGNKSCSRCHSVTYCGKHHQTIHWKHAHKRECCSQGVSTIAASPLLFPESELVTEPEEEEEEKEDEEEEKDAKEEGAIAQSGGNGPSLAETMTETDLEEMAMHETADNKVFQRFKKRIAPEPHQVVRYSRGGSPLWVSAQHIPSDQDIPQCPCGAKRIFEFQVMPQLLNSLCVDSTGASIDWGTLAIYTCSVSCNHDDQYSPEFIWKQDFSSDQQTQI; translated from the exons ATGTCTTCGGCGGAGGTTGTTCTCGGTTTCTTGGAGGAGGCGGAACCGTGGCGGCTTCGGTCTCCGCAGTTCCCTAGTAAAGTCGGAGGGAAACCGGCGTGGCTCAGTCAAGTAGGCCTGCCCTCACCGACGGGGCTGGAGTGTCCGATCTGCGGCCTGCCGTTGGCCTTCCTGCTGCAG GTTTATGCACCGATCTCTGGACAGGACAGATGTTTCCACAGAACTCTCTTTCTCTTCTGCTGCAAAACACCTGAGTGCTATACACGTAACGACAGTAGCTGTATTAAAG ttttccgAAGTCAGCTAACTAGAAAGAATGACTTCTACCCTTATGACCCTCCACCGG AGGATGAACCCCCTGCTGATCCTGACCCGGACCAGACTGTGCTGCCAGTATCTGGAGTCAAACTGTGCTGGGTTTGCGGTTGCCCCGGTAACAAATCCTGCTCCCGCTGTCACAGTGTGACCTACTGTGGGAAACACCATCAGACGATACACTGGAAACATGCACACAAGAGGGAGTGCTGTAGCCAAG gAGTGTCCACTATTGCGGCCTCTCCTCTGCTGTTCCCTGAGTCTGAGCTGGTCACAGAGcctgaggaggaagaagaagaaaaggaagacgaggaggaggagaaagatgcAAAGGAGGAAGGAGCCATTGCTCAGAGTGGTGGCAATGGACCCTCTTTAGCTGAAA CCATGACTGAGACAGACCTGGAGGAGATGGCGATGCACGAGACTGCAGACAACAAAGTGTTTCAGCGATTTAAGAAGAGAATCGCCCCAGAACCACACCAG GTGGTGCGCTACAGTAGAGGGGGTTCTCCTTTGTGGGTCTCTGCTCAGCACATCCCTTCAGATCAGGATATCCCACAATGCCCCTGTGGTGCTAAGAGGATCTTTGAGTTTCAG GTGATGCCTCAGCTGTTGAACAGTCTGTGTGTTGACTCCACAGGAGCCAGTATCGACTGGGGGACACTCGCTATCTATACATGCTCAGTCAGCTGTAACCATGACGACCAGTACAGCCCAGAGTTTATCTGGAAACAAGACTTCAGCTCTGACCAACAGACACAGATTTGA